In bacterium, the DNA window AAGGACCGTCGCCAACAACTGTTCGGCCGCCGGGTCCCCGGCCCGCTCCTTCGCGCGATGGTAGAGCGGAATGAAGGCGATCGAGAGCGCCGCACCGGCCAGGAAGTAGTTCATCATGTCGGGGATCTGGAACGCCGCCTGGTAGGCGTCCGTCGCGCCACCGATCCCGACCTGGCGGGCGAGCACGGCCTCGCGAACGAAGCCGAGTAGACGGGAGAGCAGAATGCTCCCGCCCAGCAGCGCGGCGACGCCTGCCACCCGCGCCGATCTCACCCCCTCGGCCGACATGGGAGGAGCATCTAGATCGGATTGAGTTCGCGCCAGACCCCACCGTTCCAGGCTTCGACTTCCACGTAGTCGCCGTCCCTTCGCCGGATCGCCGAGCGTTGCAGCGGAACCTTCCCGTGCGGCGTATCGAGCACGTAGAGCGGAATGGCGTATCCGCTGGTGCGCCCGCGCAGGGCCTCGAAAAGATCGAGGCCGCGCTCGATCGGCACCCGGAAATGTCCGGTCCCCTCCAGCAGCTGGGCCTGGTAGCAGTAGTAGGGGCGCACGCGCAGCCGCACGAGGCCCTCACAGAGCGCCTTCATCGTAGGGACGTCGTCGTTGATGCCCGCCAGCAGGACACTCTGGTTGCCGACCGGGATGCCCGCCCGGGTGAGCCGGTCACAGGCCTCCGCAGCCTCCGGCGTGAGCTCCCGGGGATGGTTGAAGTGGGTGTTCAGCCAGATCGGGTGGTAGCGCTCGAGCATCCGCACCAGGGCATCGGTGACGCGGAACGGCAGGGTCACGGGCAGACGCGTGCCGAGGCGGATGATCTCTACATGGGGAATGCCGCGCAGCTCCCGAAGCAACCACTCGAGGCGGTCGTCGGCAAAGACCAGGGGGTCGCCACCGGTAAGCAGCACGTCTCGAATCTCCGGCGTGCGCCGGATCCAATCAATCGCCTCTCCCAGCTCGCGACGCTTCATGGTCCAGTCTTCGTCGCCCACCATGCGTTTGCGCAGGCAGTAGCGACAGTAGAGCGCGCACTCGTTGTTCACGCAGAAGGCCACCCGATCCGGGTACACACGCACCAGGTTCTTCACCGGCGAGTGGGCGACTTCGTCGAGCGGATCGGTCAGGCCGACCGGATCGTCCAGCTCGGCCAGGCGCGGCACCACCTGGCGACGCACGGGGCAATCCGGCTCGCTCGGATCCATCAGCGAGGCGTAGTAGGGGGTGATGACGAAACGGAAGCGATCTCCCAGGGCTGCGATGGCGGAGGCCTCGTCTTCACTCGGCGGCACGATCTTCGCGAGTGCTTCCGCGCTGCGGATGCGCTCGCGCATCTGCCAGCCCCAGTCACACCACTGCTCCCTCGTGGCGTCGAAGCGTTCCCAGGCTACCTCGCTCACAGTAGGCCCAGGCGCACGAGACCATCGCGGAAGACCTCACCCAGCAGCTCTGGCACCGGCCGGCCCTCCAGTTCTGCCAGAACGCCGAAGGAACCCTCCGGCGCAAACGTCGGGAGCGGGTTGATCTCGAGGAAGCGGGGCTCACCGGCCGCGTCGAGCCGAAAATCCACGCGGGCGAAATCCCGACAACGCAGGGCATCGAAGGCCGAGAGCGCATCGCGGGCAAGCTCTTGCTCGAGGGCCGGGGCTAGTTCGCCCGGCGTGTGGTGGCGCCAGCCTTCCGCCGGGGCCGTCACGGAGGCCCGGTCGAGAGCGTGCAAGCCGATCCCGGTCTCGGCTTCGAGAGCGCGCTGCAACACCGGAAGCGCGCGGGGCGGAGCGTGGCCCACGATCGTCACCGTGTACTCGGCACCCGGGAGGAAGGGCTCGACCAGCGCAGGCTGGTCATAGAGACGAACCACCCGTTCCACCGCCATCTCGAGTTCCGCCAGGTTCCCGACCTTCGAATCCGCGGTGATCCCCTTGGCCGTGCCTTCCCATCGTGGTTTCACGAACATGGGGTAAGACCATGAAAAATCAGCCTTTCTGGCATCTTCAGCCGAGGCCACCGAGAGCTGCCGAACGACCGGCACACCGGCCATCCCGACGATGTCCTTCGTCCAGGCCTTGTCCAGCGAAAGCGAGAGGCTGAGCGCATCGGACCCGAGGCACGGCACGCCCGCCATCTCCAGGAGCACCGGCGCCCAGGCTTCCCGGTTCCGGCCACGCTCTCCTTCGGCGATGTTCAGGGCCGCATCCACCGCCGGGAGATGCGCCAGCAGGTCCCGCGGGCCGCCGAGCCGCACCGGACATGCGCCGGCCAGGGAGAGCGCCTCCTCCAACAGGGCGATCGTCTCCTCCGGCTCGTACTCGGCATCCGCATCAGGAGAAGCGCCCAGCCCCGGCACCTCACCGAGCTTCTCGAACACGATGCCCACACGAAGTGCCGTCACGATTCCGGCAGGGTGACGAAGGCGCAAAGCCCTTGCCATCTCCGGGTGCCAAGCGACTACCCGCCTTGCCATCTCCGGGTGCCAAGCGACTACCCGCCTGGCCATCTCCGGGTGCCAAGCGACTACCCGCCTGGCCACCACCGGCCGCCAAACGACTACCCTACGGCCCACCATGAGTCTTCTCGATCGCATCGAACGCGTGGG includes these proteins:
- a CDS encoding KamA family radical SAM protein; amino-acid sequence: MRERIRSAEALAKIVPPSEDEASAIAALGDRFRFVITPYYASLMDPSEPDCPVRRQVVPRLAELDDPVGLTDPLDEVAHSPVKNLVRVYPDRVAFCVNNECALYCRYCLRKRMVGDEDWTMKRRELGEAIDWIRRTPEIRDVLLTGGDPLVFADDRLEWLLRELRGIPHVEIIRLGTRLPVTLPFRVTDALVRMLERYHPIWLNTHFNHPRELTPEAAEACDRLTRAGIPVGNQSVLLAGINDDVPTMKALCEGLVRLRVRPYYCYQAQLLEGTGHFRVPIERGLDLFEALRGRTSGYAIPLYVLDTPHGKVPLQRSAIRRRDGDYVEVEAWNGGVWRELNPI
- a CDS encoding D-alanine--D-alanine ligase, with translation MARALRLRHPAGIVTALRVGIVFEKLGEVPGLGASPDADAEYEPEETIALLEEALSLAGACPVRLGGPRDLLAHLPAVDAALNIAEGERGRNREAWAPVLLEMAGVPCLGSDALSLSLSLDKAWTKDIVGMAGVPVVRQLSVASAEDARKADFSWSYPMFVKPRWEGTAKGITADSKVGNLAELEMAVERVVRLYDQPALVEPFLPGAEYTVTIVGHAPPRALPVLQRALEAETGIGLHALDRASVTAPAEGWRHHTPGELAPALEQELARDALSAFDALRCRDFARVDFRLDAAGEPRFLEINPLPTFAPEGSFGVLAELEGRPVPELLGEVFRDGLVRLGLL